From the genome of Scytonema hofmannii PCC 7110, one region includes:
- a CDS encoding methyl-accepting chemotaxis protein: MFAKMKLRERIILGYSFPLLLLMLLNGLAFLNYRNLDASFQKVEEAKNAQKEISHLTLGISKIERSVRGWLIFNDRPETLIASYKEGLAEYKSATASIAKISLTSQQKARLTKIRQLENQIEQFSQEIVKLIEAGKKDEALKIFQQGKSRDLVEEIEALQTEFEREQERIVVVLLQDIKQSATIVQIVAGLGTFITVIISLVIAYILASTLVKAIQEASDSVSSSVKDITSTVTKQEQIIFEQSASVGQTTNTIQELGVSALQSAEQAEVSAQRAKQALTLAEGGTKTVGLTVEGIAELRDQVTAIANQIVRLSEQTSQISTVSDLVADLASQTNMLALNAGVEAARAGDQGKGFAVVASEIRKLADQSKKSAERINSLVNEVQAAINSTIMVTDEGTKKATQGIRLVAETGDAFTSIADAVNNVFLNTQQITQTAKQQAITVQQVVAAINAVNIGAEETAIGITQVKVATEELNEAAQNLQAVL, encoded by the coding sequence ATGTTTGCCAAAATGAAACTGAGAGAACGAATTATATTGGGATACTCCTTCCCACTTTTATTATTAATGTTGCTTAACGGGTTAGCTTTCTTGAACTATAGAAATTTAGATGCATCTTTTCAAAAAGTAGAAGAAGCTAAAAATGCCCAGAAAGAAATATCTCACTTAACACTAGGTATTTCAAAAATTGAAAGATCCGTGCGCGGTTGGTTGATATTTAACGATCGCCCGGAAACGCTGATAGCATCCTACAAGGAAGGATTGGCTGAATATAAGAGCGCTACTGCATCAATTGCAAAAATTTCTCTGACTTCACAACAAAAAGCAAGATTGACAAAAATTCGTCAACTGGAAAATCAAATCGAGCAATTTTCCCAAGAAATTGTGAAGTTGATAGAAGCTGGCAAGAAAGATGAAGCACTCAAAATATTTCAACAGGGAAAAAGTAGAGATTTAGTAGAAGAAATTGAGGCTTTGCAGACAGAGTTTGAACGAGAGCAAGAAAGAATTGTTGTAGTGTTGCTTCAAGATATTAAACAATCGGCGACTATTGTACAAATTGTTGCCGGATTGGGGACATTCATCACAGTTATTATCTCTTTAGTGATTGCTTATATCCTCGCGTCTACCCTTGTTAAGGCAATCCAAGAAGCTTCAGATTCAGTCTCATCTTCTGTAAAGGATATTACTTCCACTGTGACCAAACAGGAGCAGATTATTTTTGAGCAATCTGCTTCTGTTGGTCAAACAACTAACACAATACAGGAATTAGGAGTGTCTGCACTTCAATCTGCCGAACAAGCAGAAGTATCAGCCCAAAGAGCAAAGCAAGCCTTAACTCTTGCTGAGGGGGGGACAAAAACAGTGGGTTTAACAGTGGAAGGGATTGCAGAACTTCGAGATCAAGTGACTGCGATCGCCAACCAAATTGTCCGATTGAGCGAGCAAACATCTCAAATTTCCACCGTTTCCGATCTCGTGGCGGATTTGGCGAGTCAAACAAATATGTTAGCTCTCAATGCAGGAGTAGAAGCAGCACGCGCAGGCGATCAAGGGAAAGGTTTTGCAGTTGTAGCAAGTGAAATTCGCAAACTCGCCGACCAAAGTAAAAAGTCAGCAGAGCGAATCAATTCTCTAGTTAATGAAGTTCAAGCAGCTATTAACTCCACAATTATGGTGACCGATGAAGGTACAAAAAAAGCAACACAAGGAATTAGGCTAGTGGCGGAAACGGGAGACGCTTTCACAAGTATTGCTGATGCTGTTAACAACGTGTTCCTCAACACCCAACAAATTACCCAAACTGCCAAACAGCAAGCAATTACAGTACAACAAGTTGTCGCTGCGATCAATGCCGTCAATATAGGAGCAGAAGAAACAGCCATAGGCATTACTCAAGTGAAAGTGGCTACCGAAGAACTTAACGAAGCTGCTCAAAATCTTCAGGCTGTACTTTGA
- a CDS encoding chemotaxis protein CheW, whose product MYRSHKYLTFRLHNSLYGIEAEFIQEIVLLPELIPITDANIDLIGVFYLKQQLIPVLHLDLLLGSSLQDCHVSDYIIIIQWENLQIGMVVHEISEMIELDDDVIETPGLQGNFSVNDLSFITGFIQVESETVWLLNSQKLVRQPDFLLTLIWDLESELDTRKKALQEQNERANYQLLEGIQVPNFYDLYCPYTTLEERTIFQQRTLELQDIALGAESEIQNLSLAVIVFGNEYFGLDLELVREFTNIQNLKPIPCCPTHIIGNMNLRGQIITLVDIRSVLNLPTTPINIGSKAVVFQVNDILAGFPVDRVLEVVSLKHEEIMPLNVTSFDDNVQYLRGIAPFEEKVLCVLDLPKILTEGGLIVNEQI is encoded by the coding sequence ATGTATCGGAGTCATAAATATCTAACATTTCGCCTACATAATTCACTATACGGGATTGAAGCAGAATTTATTCAAGAAATTGTCCTGCTTCCGGAACTCATACCCATTACTGATGCCAACATCGATCTTATTGGAGTCTTTTATTTAAAACAGCAACTTATTCCAGTCTTACATCTTGATTTACTTTTAGGTTCTTCCCTACAAGATTGCCATGTAAGCGATTATATCATCATCATCCAGTGGGAAAACTTGCAAATTGGCATGGTAGTTCACGAAATTTCTGAAATGATAGAACTAGATGATGATGTCATTGAAACACCAGGACTGCAGGGAAATTTCTCTGTTAACGATCTCTCATTTATAACTGGATTCATCCAGGTAGAGTCAGAAACAGTTTGGTTGCTAAATTCTCAGAAATTAGTCCGTCAGCCAGATTTCTTACTCACTTTAATTTGGGATTTAGAAAGTGAGTTAGATACCAGAAAAAAAGCTCTTCAAGAACAAAATGAGCGTGCTAATTATCAACTCCTTGAGGGAATCCAAGTTCCAAACTTTTATGACTTGTATTGCCCCTATACAACTTTAGAAGAAAGAACAATTTTCCAGCAAAGAACGTTAGAGCTTCAAGACATAGCATTAGGCGCAGAATCTGAGATTCAAAATCTTTCTCTTGCAGTCATTGTTTTTGGCAATGAATACTTCGGTCTGGACTTAGAACTGGTGCGAGAGTTCACCAATATTCAAAATTTGAAACCTATTCCTTGCTGTCCAACGCATATTATCGGCAATATGAATTTGCGAGGACAGATTATTACCTTAGTCGATATTCGCAGTGTTTTGAATCTTCCGACTACCCCCATCAACATTGGTTCTAAAGCTGTTGTATTTCAAGTCAATGATATTCTTGCTGGCTTTCCAGTGGATAGAGTTTTAGAAGTCGTCTCTCTCAAACATGAAGAGATAATGCCATTGAATGTCACTTCATTTGATGACAACGTACAGTATCTTCGAGGAATTGCTCCTTTTGAAGAGAAAGTTCTTTGTGTTCTAGACTTACCCAAAATCTTAACAGAAGGAGGGTTAATAGTGAATGAACAAATTTAG